The following are encoded together in the Candidatus Omnitrophota bacterium genome:
- a CDS encoding PEP-CTERM sorting domain-containing protein has translation MKKSVSLVLVLFFGLVLSGCNGGGGGSSSSGSTDTFASSSIVSDGITVDDIIVDDISDDSPGYDQAVVNPEPSSMLLLGSGLLGLVLSRRKKRS, from the coding sequence ATGAAAAAATCAGTTAGTTTAGTTTTAGTGTTGTTTTTTGGGCTAGTTCTTTCTGGCTGTAATGGAGGCGGAGGTGGTAGCTCTTCCAGTGGTAGTACTGATACCTTTGCCAGTAGTAGCATAGTCAGTGATGGTATCACTGTAGATGATATCATAGTCGATGATATAAGTGATGATTCTCCTGGCTATGATCAGGCAGTGGTTAATCCGGAACCGAGCTCTATGTTGCTTTTAGGCAGCGGATTGTTAGGACTAGTGCTTTCTAGAAGAAAGAAGAGGAGCTAA